The sequence below is a genomic window from Proteus vulgaris.
TCGCTGGTGGAATTTCGTTCTTGGGCTGGCTTTAGTAGTGCGTTAGATATGTTAGAAGAAAATCCATTACCTGCGGTGGCGATTGTGACACCCGTTATGGAGCCTAGCGATCAACAATTAATGGTAAATCTGCGTGATACAGTAGCGAAAATACCTGGTGTTGATGAAGTCAGAATGGATGATAGCTGGTTTTCTCGGCTTTCAACGTTAACGTCATTAGTCGGGCAAATCGCCTTGGTGATTGGTACATTGATGGTTGTTGCTTTGTTACTGGTGATTGGTAACAGTGTACGCCTCAATATTTTCAGTCGCCGTGACACCATTAATGTGATGAAACTTATTGGTGCAACTGACGGCTTTATTATGCGTCCATTCCTTAATTGGGGATTAATACTTGGCTTTATTGGTGCCGTATTTGCCTTAATTTTTTCAGCTTTACTGGTGTGGAAGCTCTCTGATGTGGTGACTCAAGCTGCGACCGTGTTTGGAACTTCATTTTCTATTTCAGGATTAGGTTTTGATGAATCTATCATTCTTATTCTTGTTGCTATGACAATTGGTTGGCTTGCTGCATGGTTGACGACAATGCAACATTTACGTCAATTCACACCGGAATAATCAATTAGAGTGTTTTTATACTTATCCTCTAAATAATGAGAAGATATTTTTTATCAGGCTGGGTTACGTTAATA
It includes:
- the ftsX gene encoding permease-like cell division protein FtsX codes for the protein MAKAKSSRKSMPTPGAKTKALKGGRREQWRYAWRNTMADFLRQPLSSFLTVMVVAISLTLPSIFYIVWKNVSTAAEQWYPTPQLTVYLDKSLDDSLAEATIKKIEALEKVEGVNYLSRQDSLVEFRSWAGFSSALDMLEENPLPAVAIVTPVMEPSDQQLMVNLRDTVAKIPGVDEVRMDDSWFSRLSTLTSLVGQIALVIGTLMVVALLLVIGNSVRLNIFSRRDTINVMKLIGATDGFIMRPFLNWGLILGFIGAVFALIFSALLVWKLSDVVTQAATVFGTSFSISGLGFDESIILILVAMTIGWLAAWLTTMQHLRQFTPE